A single Triticum dicoccoides isolate Atlit2015 ecotype Zavitan chromosome 2A, WEW_v2.0, whole genome shotgun sequence DNA region contains:
- the LOC119353180 gene encoding uncharacterized protein LOC119353180 — MTGCSGNGNGNSPASAMGHQTVTEKKFGGIAPKKPLISKDHERAYFDSADWVLGKQAASNNAQAAAIESLKPKLKRTPHHQLPPRKPACASG; from the exons ATGACTGGCTGCAGCGGCAACGGCAACGGCAACTCGCCCGCCTCGGCCATGGGGCATCAG ACGGTCACTGAGAAGAAGTTCGGAGGAATTGCACCAAAGAAGCCTCTGATTTCAAAG GACCATGAGCGCGCCTACTTCGACTCCGCGGACTGGGTCCTCGGCAAG CAAGCTGCAAGCAACAACGCACAGGCGGCGGCAATCGAATCCTTGAAGCCAAAGCTAAAG AGGACGCCCCATCACCAGCTCCCCCCTCGCAAGCCGGCCTGCGCGTCCGGCTGA
- the LOC119353183 gene encoding serine/threonine-protein kinase TIO-like, whose product MGVEDYHVVELVGEGSFGKVYKGRRKYSRQTVAMKFILKHGKSNKDIHNLRQEIEILRKLKHENIIEMIDAFETPQEFCVVTEFAQGELFEVLEDDKCLPEEQVQAIAKQLVKALHYLHSNRIIHRDMKPQNILIGKGSIVKLCDFGFARAMSANTVVLRSIKGTPLYMAPELVREQPYNHTADLWSLGVILYELFVGQPPFYTNSVYALIRHIVKDPVKYPDNMSANFKSFLKGLLNKLPQSRLSWPALLEHPFVKDDSMDLVADTQSTPFEVKRSDATRKADEIQTSRNPAEPPSKNAANNTEHDHDKQKSSKKDGPTSTTDDHHGSSPGAISDAPSECTALDKLEKASQTVNGASSIIGDSAVLSTILSPIKNWLRNPPSSPRELNIDGANQSLRIVKNLIEAGSYHSCAAIDDIICLFLELTSLIIRMKLSGAYSLAVKCLAIARKLLDTSEGAVLNSYGRHWSSLCDLYSQILVSTVDPSGRISRESTACLALMLSRVISVLKASISSESPNPVEESLINIIDHARKSQLLELLCECLIASGSDIISGSTNMVPAACEACKAIWYLAHAVDIVSLGAHNFSFPLASSWRQGHSKLDGKMQEQDSLPDSNSSSLINIFVKSFLASRPMQIAVYHCLHNGLESAIHASLQLIARACLLNLSFCAIMCGPMNSSPEANEIEYGGDGTIVSDMFSLLSLCGSYLNKESKQNSNQKCKLSNPHALVVHCCLALATIAACLKSEGKSSASIILTSSHKKQRSRLSVLAHLSSADDTVKSCLQPHCAAATLALSTLISLENGGQTRSSLCETALALFPRMATLHTLLKLWLSDGSEELCRYNAGLLNLFGLRDGSIGLLETRLKWGGPLAVEQACSVGIPQLLIRLLTDGFSREPSDGKEVSTHRSGLSPLGVAWTLSALSQCLPGGVFREILYKREHLKLLTDMLSDMHLKVLAAWTGLGGGKKGVRELINSVVDILAFPFVAVQSSPNMPSTSASINSGFLLNIGSPGGRIGTENKEMLKTIEHNMPQYFQVLLEVGVPGCILRCLDYLNMEDISRPLAIVAKMVGYRPLALQLLREGLLNPSRVAKLLKGPLAKETLLDFLMIISDLARMSKDFYEPINKAGMVEYLKNFLSNEDPDIRAKACSAIGNMCRHSPYFYGPFAANKVIELVVDRCSDPDKRTRKFACFAVGNAAYHNDKLYEELRRSIPQLTKLLLAPEEDKTKGNAAGALSNLVRNSDVLCGDIVSQGAIQALLKMVSSYSAVALSPSRKDALTESPLRIVLFALRKMCDHTVCRLFLRSSELLPIIVHLRQSPDQTISEYASAIASKANQA is encoded by the exons ATGGGGGTGGAGGACTACCACGTGGTCGAGCTCGTCGGGGAGGGGTCCTTCGGGAAGGTGTACAAGGGCAGGCGCAAGTACAGCCGACAG ACGGTTGCCATGAAGTTTATCCTTAAGCATGGGAAGAGCAACAAGGACATCCACAACCTAAGGCAGGAGATCGAG ATTCTGAGGAAACTCAAACACGAGAATATAATTGAAATGATTGATGCGTTTGAAACCCCACAGGAGTTTTGTGTCGTCACAGAATTTGCTCAG GGAGAGCTATTTGAGGTGCTCGAGGATGATAAATGCCTCCCAGAAGAACAAGTTCAAGCTATTGCTAAGCAGCTG GTAAAAGCACTCCATTACTTGCACTCTAATCGTATTATCCATCGGGATATGAAACCCCAGAACATCCTTATTGGAAAAGGATCTATTGTGAAG CTTTGTGATTTTGGGTTTGCTCGTGCCATGTCAGCCAATACTGTTGTGCTACGCTCTATAAAAG GAACACCATTATATATGGCTCCAGAACTTGTGAGGGAACAACCTTATAATCACACGGCAGATCTATGGTCCCTTGGGGTCATCTT ATATGAACTATTTGTTGGTCAACCTCCCTTTTATACAAATTCAGTCTATGCACTTATACGACACATTGTCAAG GATCCTGTAAAATATCCAGATAATATGAGTGCAAACTTTAAGAGCTTCTTAAAGGGTTTACTAAACAAG TTGCCTCAAAGTAGACTAAGCTGGCCAGCATTGTTGGAGCATCCGTTTGTTAAAGATGATTCAATGGATTTAGTAGCT GACACTCAGTCCACACCTTTTGAAGTGAAAAGATCTGATGCCACACGGAAGGCTGATgaaattcaaacatcaagaaacccTGCTGAACCACCAA GTAAAAATGCTGCTAACAATACAGAACATGATCACGATAAACAAAAAAGCAGTAAAAAAGATGGCCCTACATCAACTACCGATGATCATCATGGTTCATCTCCTGGTGCTATTTCTGATGCTCCATCAG AGTGTACAGCTTTAGATAAGCTGGAAAAAGCTTCACAAACAGTGAATGGTGCTAGCAGCATTATTGGAGATAGTGCAGTGCTGTCGACTATCCTCAGTCCCATAAAAAATTGGTTGAGGAATCCTCCTAGTTCCCCGAG GGAACTGAATATTGATGGTGCAAATCAGTCTCTCAGAATTGTTAAAAATCTAATTGAAGCTGGGTCTTATCACTCTTGTGCGGCAATTGATGACATCATCTGCCTATTTCTCGAGCTTACAAGTCTCATTATCAGAATGAAGCTTTCAGGCGCTTACAGCCTTGCAGTGAAG TGtctagctatagcacggaagcTACTTGATACAAGTGAAGGTGCTGTGCTAAATTCTTATGGCAGACACTGGTCCTCTCTGTGTGATCTTTATTCACAG ATTCTGGTTTCCACTGTTGATCCATCTGGACGAATATCTCGCGAGTCAACTGCATGTCTTGCTCTGATGTTATCTAGGGTTATCTCTGTGTTGAAAGCGAGCATCTCTTCTGAGAGTCCAAATCCAGTTGAAGAAAGCCTCATCAACATTATAGATCATGCAAGGAAGTCACAGCTACTAGAACTCTTGTGTGAGTGTCTGATAGCTTCAGGTTCAGACATAATATCAGGTTCTACGAACATGGTACCAGCAGCATGTGAGGCATGCAAGGCCATCTGGTATCTTGCTCATGCTGTTGACATTGTGTCCCTTGGCGCACACAATTTTTCATTTCCATTAGCTAGCTCATGGCGACAAGGTCACTCAAAGTTGGATGGTAAAATGCAAGAGCAAGATTCATTACCAGATTCAAACTCCAGCAGTCTGATAAACATATTTGTCAAATCATTTCTGGCTTCACGGCCAATGCAGATTGCAGTTTACCACTGCTTGCATAATGGTTTAGAGTCAGCTATTCATGCTTCTCTTCAG CTCATTGCTAGGGCCTGCCTGCTGAATCTGTCTTTCTGTGCTATTATGTGTGGTCCAATGAATTCATCACCGGAGGCCAATGAAATAGAATATGGTGGAGATGGGACAATTGTATCTGATATGTTTTCACTGCTGTCACTGTGTGGCTCATATTTGAACAAGGAGTCGAAGCAGAACAGTAATCAGAAATGCAAACTATCCAATCCTCATGCCCTTGTAGTGCACTGTTGTCTTGCATTGGCAACAATAGCAGCGTGTCTGAAGTCGGAGGGGAAATCTTCAGCATCAATTATTTTAACAAGTTCCCACAAGAAACAGCGGTCCCGGCTTTCTGTTCTTGCGCACCTCTCTTCAGCCGATGATACAGTGAAGAGTTGCCTGCAGCCACACTGTGCAGCTGCAACACTTGCACTGTCAACGCTTATTTCACTTGAAAATGGAGGGCAAACCAGATCTTCCTTATGTGAAACTGCCCTTGCTTTGTTTCCTCGTATGGCAACACTGCACACATTGCTGAAGCTATGGCTATCTGATGGAAGTGAGGAACTTTGCAGATATAATGCTGGTTTACTGAATCTGTTTGGCCTTCGTGATGGGAGTATCGGGCTGTTGGAAACTAGATTGAAATGGGGTGGACCATTGGCTGTCGAACAAGCCTGCTCAGTTGGTATCCCACAGCTCCTAATTCGTTTGCTTACCGATGGTTTCTCAAGGGAGCCTTCTGATGGGAAAGAAGTTTCAACACACCGCAGTGGATTGTCACCGTTGGGAGTTGCCTGGACTCTTTCAGCTTTATCTCAATGCCTTCCTGGTGGCGTTTTCCGTGAAATTTTGTATAAAAGGGAACATCTAAAGCTGTTGACTGACATGCTGTCTGATATGCACCTCAAGGTTTTGGCAGCTTGGACTGGTCTTGGTGGTGGGAAAAAGGGAGTACGGGAACTGATAAATTCAGTTGTTGATATTTTGGCATTTCCATTTGTCGCAGTGCAGAGTTCTCCAAACATGCCATCAACATCAGCATCCATCAATAGTGGTTTTCTCCTCAACATTGGATCCCCTGGGGGAAGAATTGGTACTGAGAACAAGGAAATGCTCAAAACTATAGAGCATAATATGCCTCAATACTTTCAAGTTCTCCTAGAG GTTGGTGTTCCTGGTTGTATACTTCGCTGTCTTGATTATCTCAATATGGAAGACATATCAAGGCCCTTGGCCATTGTGGCCAAAATGGTGGGCTACCGTCCACTTGCGTTGCAGCTTCTAAGAGAAGGCCTTCTCAATCCTTCTAGAGTAGCAAAGCTACTCAAAGGTCCTCTTGCTAAGGAGACTTTGCTCGACTTCCTCATGATAATTTCTGATCTTGCACGCATGTCAAAG GACTTCTACGAGCCCATCAACAAGGCAGGCATGGTTGAATATTTGAAGAACTTTCTATCAAATGAGGACCCCGATATAAGAGCAAAAGCTTGCAGTGCCATTGGCAACATGTGCCGACACAGTCCCTACTTCTATGGTCCATTT GCAGCAAATAAGGTGATTGAGCTTGTAGTTGACAGGTGTTCTGACCCTGACAAGCGGACGCGGAAGTTTGCATGTTTTGCT GTAGGCAATGCTGCTTATCACAATGACAAGCTGTATGAAGAACTCAGACGATCTATACCTCAGCTCACTAAGCTACTTCTTGCTCCTGAGGAAGATAAAACCAAAGGCAATGCTGCAGGGGCCCTGAGTAATCTAGTCAGGAACTCTGACGTACTCTGTGGAGACATTGTATCCCAAGGCGCAATTCAG GCCCTACTGAAGATGGTCAGCAGCTACTCCGCGGTTGCTCTGAGCCCCAGCAGAAAGGATGCTCTAACCGAATCCCCACTAAGAATCGTGCTCTTCGCGCTGCGCAAGATGTGCGACCACACCGTGTGCAGGCTCTTCCTGCGGTCATCCGAGCTGCTCCCCATCATCGTGCATCTCAGGCAGTCGCCTGACCAAACGATCTCCGAGTACGCCTCCGCCATCGCTAGTAAAGCGAACCAAGCTTGA